Below is a genomic region from Deinococcus koreensis.
TGCTGAAGCTGAAGTTCGACGACCGCAGGGTCCTCACGCGGCGGGTCACGGTGCCGATGCCCGTCCACGAGGGTGCCGATCTCGTCCGCGCGGTGACGCCCCTGCTGAGCGCCGATCTGCTCGCGGGCCGGGGTGTGCGCCTGGCGGGCATCACGGCGGCAGGCCTGTGCCCGGTGGGGGAGGTGCCCGCCCAGCCGTCGCTGTTTGCGGAACTGGGGGGCCATCCATCGGGCTGAGACTCTGAGTGTTCCTCAACCCCCCGTCAGTCCCGAATGCAGGCGCTCCAGATCGGCCTCGGCACTCAGTAGCGCCGGCAGCGAATACCGCGTCATCATCTCCAGCGCGTGCTCGTCCTGATCCGGGCGGGTGTTCTCGCGCAGCACCCAGCCGATGTCCACGGCGAGGTCTTCCAGCGGGCGGCGGCAGAGGTAGAAGCCCAGCAGGTCGGGGTTAGGCGTGAAGGCCCGGCCCAGACCGTCCCGATACGCGGGCAGCACCTCCGGTAACTGAGCGTGCAACATCCACAGATCATGTTCCGGCGGGGCCAGGCGGGCGGTCTCCCAGTCGACGATCCACAGCTCGCCCGCCGCGTCCTTCATCACGTTGCCCCCGTGGGCGTCGGTGTGGCAGACGACCAGGGGAGCGGGGTGTGAGCGGGCCGCCGCCTGGAAGCGCCGGGCGCGCTCCAGCAGCCCTTCTATCGCGGCTATGTGCGGCCGCAACAGCTCGCGCAGCGCCTGCACGCCGGGCCGTGTGTCGTGCGGCGTCTGGGTGAGATGCTGCAGGTCGCTCTGCAGGGCTGTCTCGAAGGGCAGGCCGAAGTCCTCAGGCGCCACCGGCAGGTGGGGCGCGGCGGCGGTGATGGTCGCCGTGCCCGCGTGCAGGCGCCCGAGCAGCCCCGCGACCTCGTGCCCATATGCGTCCCACTCGCCCGACAGGTTCGCGGCGTCGATGCAGTCGTACGCGAAGACCGCGTGGCCGTCCAGATTGGCCATGAACCCTCCATCTCGTGCGGGAATCGGCCGATTCACCCGTGGCAGGATGGCCGCTCCGCGCAGCACGTTCAGCAGCGGCACCTCGGCGCTTGCCCGAGCGGTGGTCTCTCTTCCGAAGGGGGTGTCGGGCAGGACTTTCAGGAAGGCGCGGCCACTCGGCCCGTCCACCCGGTAGGCGGGCGCCGTGCCGTCCGGGATGAACGTCAGGCTCCGCGCGTCCAGCCCGAACGCTGAGCGCGTCCGCTCCAGCAGGGCGGCGTGGGACAGGGGCGGCTCGGTGCTCATGGGCGTGGATGATCGTTGACGGTGAACAGCTTCCCTCATCTCCCAACGACCATCCAGCACTACCTCCGCTCCCGGTAGCGCCGGATCAGCGCGTTCGTCGAGCTGTCGTGCTCCAGTTCCGGCTCGGCGGCGCCCAGCTCGGGCACGATCCGGCTCGCCAGCACCTTGCCCAGCTCCACCCCCCACTGGTCGAAGGAGTTGATGTTCCACACGGCCCCCTGCACGAAGACCTTGTGCTCGTACAGGGCGATCAGGGCGCCCAGCGTGCGCGGGGTCAGGCGGTCGGCCAGGAGGGTGTTGGTGGGGCGGTTGCCCTCGAAGACCCGGTGCGGGGCCAGTTCGGCGTCCACTCCCTCGGCGAGCACCTGCTCCAGCGTCTTGCCGAAGGCCAGGGCCTCGGTCTGCGCGAAGACGTTCGCCATCAGCAGGTCGTGGTGCGGGGCGCCGCCCTCCAGGGGCAGCGGGTTGAGGGTCTGACAGAAGCCGATGAAGTCGCAGGGGATCAGCTTGGTGCCCTGGTGGATGAGCTGGTAGAAGGCGTGCTGCCCGTTGGTGCCGGGCTGGCCCCAGATGACCGGCCCGGTCTGGTAGTCCACCAGCTGGCCCTCCAACGTGACGTGCTTGCCGTTGCTCTCCATGTCGAGCTGCTGCAGGTAGGCCGGGAAGTACGCGAGGTACTGGTCGTAGGGCAGCACGGCGTGGCTCTGGGCATCAAAGAAGTTGTTGTACCAGATGCCCAGCATTCCCAGCAGCACCGGCAGGTTGCGTTCCAGCGGCGCCGTCCGGAAATGCTCGTCCATGTCGTGGAAGCCGGCCAGCAGCTCGCGGAAGCCCTCCGGCCCCACCGCCAGCATCAGGCTCAGGCCGATGGCAGAGTCCAGCGAGTAGCGCCCCCCCACCCAGTCCCAGAAGCCGAACATGTTGGCGGGGTCGATGCCGAAGGTCTGCACCGCTCCGGCGTTGGTCGAGACGGCCACGAAGTGCCGGGCCACCGCCGCGTCGTCCCCCAGCGCCGCGAGCAGCCAGGCGCGGGCACTCCGGGCGTTCGCCATCGTCTCCTGGGTCGTGAAGGTCTTGGAGGACACGATGAACAGCGTCTCGGCGGGGTCGAGATCGCGGGTCTTCTCGACCAGATCGGTGCCGTCCACGTTCGACACGAAGCGCAGGGTCAGCCCCTGCTGGGCGTAGTGCTTCAGCGCCTCGGAGGCCATCACCGGCCCCAGGTCGCTGCCCCCAATGCCGATGTTCACGATGTTCTTCAGGGGCCGGCCGGTGTGGCCCCGCCACGTGCCGCCGCGTACGCTGTCGGCGAAGGCGGCCATCCGATCCAGCACCTCATGGACATCGGGTACCACGTTTCGGCCGTCCACCATCACCGAAGCGCCGCGGGGCGCGCGCAGGGCCGTGTGCAGCACCGCGCGGCTCTCGGTGACGTTGATCTTCTCGCCCGCGAACATGGCGCCCCGCCGGGTCTCCACACCGGTCTCGCGGGCCAGATCAAGCAGGAGTGTCAGGGTCTGATCCGTCACACGGTTCTTGCTGTAATCCAGATAAAGGCCGGCGCCCTCGGCGTTCAGGCGCTCGCCACGGGCCGGGTCGGCCGCGAACAGGTCTCTCAGGTTCCACTCACGTGCGTTCTGGACGTGACTGAGCAGGGCAGTCCAGGCGGCGGTCTCGGTCAGGTTCACGGGCATCAGGCATTCCTCCCAGGGGGCCGGGTGTGACCCACCCACCCCAAACCCTGCCACCATACCCCCCCAAGATGGCCCTTGGCTTAACTTGTCCACCCGTGAGAAAGGCGTGCCAGCGCGGCCCCTACGCTATGGCCATGCAACGGAAGGTTCCTCTTACGCCCTGGGAGTCTCGGGGCACCCCCGCTCCCCTGAATCCGGTTCGGCGCCCGGCTGGCCAGGGGGCTCAACGCGCCGCCTACACCCCACAGACGCTGACCTCCGCCCTGATCGCCGAGGAACAGCGCCAGGTCTTCGCCATCCTGAACCGGCTGCGGCAGGCCCGGCTGCGCTGAGCCAGGACGACCCACAGGTCAGCGCAGGCAGGTCAGAGCCGCCCGTCACCAGGCCCGGTACCACCACCCCTACCACCCACAGGAGAACCCGGACGAACGAGTGTCCGGGTTCCTTTCTGTCGTGCCGGTGATCCGTGCCGGGTGTGCTGTCCCTGCCGTCACCCTGCCGGGGCGGGGTCGTCCGTGCTCCGGGCCGCAGATTGAGGGGCCATCACGCCGTACATGAGCAGCGAGAAGCGCTCCTGCCAGTCACGCAGCACCTCGCGCTGGTCGCGGTGGCCGCCGTGCAGCAGGGCCAGCAGGCAGGCGTCCACGAACAGCACGCTGAGCATGGACACGTTCGCCTCCGGGCGCAGGCGCCCCTGGGTCTGCATGGCCAGCAGCACCGGCTCGACCAGCGCCGCCAGGGTCAGGGCCGTTCTCAGCGGATCGCCGGGCAGGAGCGAGCGCAGGCCAGGCGCAGAGGACTGGCTGGCGGTGGCGGCCGGCGGAGCCGCTCCGTCGCTTCCGGCGCCGGGCGTCAGGTTCAGTGTCGGCGGCGCCACCAGCACGGCCTGACCCACCGCGCCCACCAGATGGCGGTAACGCACGCCCAGATCGGCCATCCGCAGGGTCACCTGATCCCAGACCAGCTGGGGGCTGGCGCCGGCTCGCAGGCGTTCCAGGGCGTCGTCCCGGCTGGCGGCCACCGCCTTCTCGAAATGGGCCAGTAGCATGTGCACCTTGCTGGGAAAATAGCGGTACAGGTTAGTACGGCTGACGTAAGCCGCCTGCGCGATGTCCTGCGCGCTGATCGCGTCCAGGCCACGCTGGGCGAACAGCTCGAACGCCACCCGCGCAATCCGGTCGCGCCGGGCCTGATCCTGTTCGGAGCGGTCGACCTTCACGCCCCCAGCATACCGTGGGGGCTGCTGTCCACGGCACCGCCCACCCAGAGCGCACATTCATCTCTCGGGGTGATCGCCCGGTTTGTCCGTTTCCGGGAGCGGCCGGTGCCGGTCGGGTTGCGGGCGGGCGTTTCGCCCCTGCACTTCCCACCATACCCCTTTCCTTAAGCAAAGGCTGTGAAGTGTTCGCCTGACAGCGGGTGTGGCCTGGCCTAGAGTGAAATCACCAGCGCCGGACAGGTTCGACTGGGCGGCGCCGGGAAAGGGATGGGTGATGCCGTGCACATCTATAAGCTGTCAGGCCGGAACGTTGAGGTCACCGATGCCATGCGCGTATATGTCGAAGAGAAGCTGACGCGCCTCGACCGGTACCACGATCAGATCACGGACGCCAGGGTGACCCTGACCGTGCGCGATGTGCGGGACTCCACCCGCCGCAACCGGGTCGAAGTACAGCTGAACGTGCCCCACGGCATCATCCGCGCCGAAGAGCACCACGCCGACATGTACGCCGCCATCGACAAGGCCAGTGACGTGCTGGAGCGGCAGCTGCGGAAATTCAAGACCCGCTACATGAAGCAGCGCCACGACGGCGCGCCCCAGCCCGAGCCCGGCCCGGCCGAGGCTGATGTGGACGCCGGTTTCGACGACGTCAGCGATTTCCAGCCCGAAATCGTGCGAACCAAACGCTTCGAGCTGCGGCCCATGAGCCCGGAGGACGCCGTGGCCCAGATGGAAGCCCTGGGGCATGATTTCTACGTGTTCGTGAACATGAAGGGTGGGCAGTCCGGCGTGGTGTACCGCCGCAAGGACGGTCACTACGGCCTGATCGAGCCCAGTGCCTGAATAAGCCCAGTGCCTGAATGAGCCCAGCGCCTGAATAAGCCCAGTGCCTGAATGAGCGCAGTGCCTGAATAAGCCCAGCGCCTGAACGAGCGGGGGACTGAGGACTGGCCGGGCCAGCAGAGGAAGCCAGCAGAGGGGGAAGGGGAGATCAGTCCCTCCCCCCTCTGCTCTGGTGTAGGGGCCGCAGCCCCCGCCCGGCGATCTGCTACCCTGCGGCGTTGTGATCGCGTATGTGATCAATCCCGGAACCAGTGGCGTGAAGCTCGCCTGCGCCGTCATCGAGCCGAGCGCGAATCCGTCGTTGCCCGGCCAGCTGCGCCTGAGCCTGACGCGCGCCGAGTTGCCGCTGGACACGCCGCCCGGCGCCGCCGACGTGCCGGAACTGGCCCGCCGTATTGGGGAGCTGACCGCCGACTGGGCGACCCCGGACGCCATCGTGGGGCGGGGCGGGCTGATCGGGCAGGTGGGCGCCGGCACCTACCCGGTGACGCCGGAACTGGCGGCCTACGCCGTGCAGGGCGACTTCGCGGCGCACCCGGAGAACCTGGGCGGAGCGCTGGCGCTGGCTGTGGCGCAGGCGCGCGGCGTGGACGCCTACATCGTCGATCCGCAGAGTGTGGACGAGCTGCTGCCCGAAGCCCGCGAGACCGGCCTGCGCGGCCTGCGGCGCAGCGCGCAGTTCCACGCCCTGAACGCCCGGGTGGCCGCCCGCCGCGCCGCCCATGAGGTCGGCAGGAGGTTGCAGGACTCCCGCGTGGTCGTGGCCCACCTGGGCGCCACCACCAGCGTCACGGCCTTCGAGCAGGGCCGCGCCATCGACACCACCGGCACTGACGGCGGCCCGATGGGCGCGCTGCAGAGCGGCCCGTTGCCCGCCCGGATGCTGCTGGCCCTGGCGCGCGAACACGGCGAGGCGCGCGCCCTGCAACTGCTGGGCAGCGAGGGCGGCTTCCTCTCGCTGGCCGGCAGTGCCAACCTCCGGGAACTGGAGGCCCGGGCGGTCAGCGATCCCGACGTGCAGGCCGCTACCGCCGCCTTCGTGCATCAGGTCTGTAAGGCGGTGGGCGCGCAGACCGGCGCCCTGAGTGCCCGCCCCGACGCCATCGTGCTCACGGGCGGGATCGCGCGCTGGGACGAGCTGGTCGACCGCATCGAGCGGCGGCTGGCCTGGATCGCCCCCGTGCTGGTGATTCCCGGCGAGCTGGAGCTCGAAGCGC
It encodes:
- a CDS encoding aminoglycoside phosphotransferase family protein, with the protein product MSTEPPLSHAALLERTRSAFGLDARSLTFIPDGTAPAYRVDGPSGRAFLKVLPDTPFGRETTARASAEVPLLNVLRGAAILPRVNRPIPARDGGFMANLDGHAVFAYDCIDAANLSGEWDAYGHEVAGLLGRLHAGTATITAAAPHLPVAPEDFGLPFETALQSDLQHLTQTPHDTRPGVQALRELLRPHIAAIEGLLERARRFQAAARSHPAPLVVCHTDAHGGNVMKDAAGELWIVDWETARLAPPEHDLWMLHAQLPEVLPAYRDGLGRAFTPNPDLLGFYLCRRPLEDLAVDIGWVLRENTRPDQDEHALEMMTRYSLPALLSAEADLERLHSGLTGG
- the pgi gene encoding glucose-6-phosphate isomerase, which gives rise to MPVNLTETAAWTALLSHVQNAREWNLRDLFAADPARGERLNAEGAGLYLDYSKNRVTDQTLTLLLDLARETGVETRRGAMFAGEKINVTESRAVLHTALRAPRGASVMVDGRNVVPDVHEVLDRMAAFADSVRGGTWRGHTGRPLKNIVNIGIGGSDLGPVMASEALKHYAQQGLTLRFVSNVDGTDLVEKTRDLDPAETLFIVSSKTFTTQETMANARSARAWLLAALGDDAAVARHFVAVSTNAGAVQTFGIDPANMFGFWDWVGGRYSLDSAIGLSLMLAVGPEGFRELLAGFHDMDEHFRTAPLERNLPVLLGMLGIWYNNFFDAQSHAVLPYDQYLAYFPAYLQQLDMESNGKHVTLEGQLVDYQTGPVIWGQPGTNGQHAFYQLIHQGTKLIPCDFIGFCQTLNPLPLEGGAPHHDLLMANVFAQTEALAFGKTLEQVLAEGVDAELAPHRVFEGNRPTNTLLADRLTPRTLGALIALYEHKVFVQGAVWNINSFDQWGVELGKVLASRIVPELGAAEPELEHDSSTNALIRRYRERR
- a CDS encoding TetR/AcrR family transcriptional regulator; protein product: MKVDRSEQDQARRDRIARVAFELFAQRGLDAISAQDIAQAAYVSRTNLYRYFPSKVHMLLAHFEKAVAASRDDALERLRAGASPQLVWDQVTLRMADLGVRYRHLVGAVGQAVLVAPPTLNLTPGAGSDGAAPPAATASQSSAPGLRSLLPGDPLRTALTLAALVEPVLLAMQTQGRLRPEANVSMLSVLFVDACLLALLHGGHRDQREVLRDWQERFSLLMYGVMAPQSAARSTDDPAPAG
- the hpf gene encoding ribosome hibernation-promoting factor, HPF/YfiA family → MHIYKLSGRNVEVTDAMRVYVEEKLTRLDRYHDQITDARVTLTVRDVRDSTRRNRVEVQLNVPHGIIRAEEHHADMYAAIDKASDVLERQLRKFKTRYMKQRHDGAPQPEPGPAEADVDAGFDDVSDFQPEIVRTKRFELRPMSPEDAVAQMEALGHDFYVFVNMKGGQSGVVYRRKDGHYGLIEPSA
- a CDS encoding butyrate kinase, which translates into the protein MIAYVINPGTSGVKLACAVIEPSANPSLPGQLRLSLTRAELPLDTPPGAADVPELARRIGELTADWATPDAIVGRGGLIGQVGAGTYPVTPELAAYAVQGDFAAHPENLGGALALAVAQARGVDAYIVDPQSVDELLPEARETGLRGLRRSAQFHALNARVAARRAAHEVGRRLQDSRVVVAHLGATTSVTAFEQGRAIDTTGTDGGPMGALQSGPLPARMLLALAREHGEARALQLLGSEGGFLSLAGSANLRELEARAVSDPDVQAATAAFVHQVCKAVGAQTGALSARPDAIVLTGGIARWDELVDRIERRLAWIAPVLVIPGELELEALAEGAGRVLLGLEPAREWKSPGAVTLDETAAESPAGSPEGTSPGTPAGGR